The Epinephelus lanceolatus isolate andai-2023 chromosome 14, ASM4190304v1, whole genome shotgun sequence genome has a window encoding:
- the asb11 gene encoding ankyrin repeat and SOCS box protein 11, translating to MAAVQTEVSLSSQPWQRPLYIYGGLACNSLMADFWSDRTPLHEAAYQGRLLHLRSLIAQGFHVDTLSMDRVSPLHEACLGGHYACAKFLVETGANVEAVSTDGATPLFNSCSSGSAACVRLLLQHSASVYTPYQLASPIHEAAKKGHRECLELLLSYGAHIDVELPVVGTPLYSACMAGSAACVRVLLHSGADVQMGCGQDSPLHAAIRGGEAEVVDLLLDFGADGCRRNAEGKTPLHLSSPNSAVRVALQNKGLCSLSQLCRFCIRRSLGRSRLHRASGLFLPHSIKDFLLYQ from the exons ATGGCTGCtgttcagactgaggtttcccTGTCCTCACAACCCTGGCAGAGGCCCCTGTACATCTACGGGGGGTTGGCATGCAACTCACTGATGGCTG ACTTCTGGTCCGACAGAACTCCTCTCCATGAAGCCGCCTACCAAGGCAGACTGCTACACCTGAGAAGCCTCATCGCTCAG GGCTTCCATGTAGACACACTCTCCATGGACAGAGTCTCCCCTCTCCATGAAGCTTGCCTCGGTGGACATTATGCTTGTGCTAAGTTCTTGGTGGAAACCGGTGCAAAT GTAGAGGCAGTATCAACAGATGGCGCCACACCTCTCTTCAACTCTTGCAGCAGCGGGAGTGCTGCTTGTGTGAGGCTCTTGTTGCAGCACAGTGCCTCCGTATACACCCCCTACCAGCTGGCATCACCCATCCATGAGGCTGCTaagaaag GTCACAGAGAgtgtctggagctgctgctgtcgtATGGAGCTCATATTGACGTGGAGCTGCCAGTGGTGGGGACGCCGCTATACTCTGCCTGCATGGCCGGGTCTGCAGCCTGTGTCAGGGTGCTGCTACACTCAG GAGCAGATGTTCAGATGGGGTGTGGGCAGGACAGTCCTTTACATGCTGCGATTCGAGGTGGAGAAGCAGAAGTTGTGGATCTTCTACTGGACTTTGGGGCCGATGGGTGTCGTCGGAACGCAGAGGGAAAGACCCCTCTGCATTTGTCATCGCCCAACAGCGCAGTGAGAGTTGCACTGCAGAACAAAG GTCTCTGCTCTCTTTCTCAGCTCTGTCGGTTCTGTATACGTCGAAGTCTGGGGAGGAGTCGTCTTCACAGAGCCTCGGGCCTCTTTCTCCCACACAGCATCAAGGACTTCCTCCTCTACCAATGA